A stretch of Myxococcus hansupus DNA encodes these proteins:
- a CDS encoding IS3 family transposase (programmed frameshift) produces the protein MSEREKKRRQRRSFTSEFKSGAVKLVLEEGKSVAEVARDLDLTETAFRRWVEQARTDRGQGKQGALTSEERAELSQLRKRVRQLEMEKELLKNAAGLLREGDEVKFRFIHVEKASLSVAFLCRQLGVSRSGYYAWAKRPESQRRQRDRELSVEVAAIQQQSRGTYGSPRVHAELRARGARVSAKRVARLMRQEGLAARRRRPFARTTDSRHAHPVAPNVVARDFLPRGPNRTWASDITYIWTAEGWLYLAVVLDLFSRRVVGWSMGERIDRHLALGALNMALAGRGAPAIHHSDRGCQYASEDYRERLAEHGVTCSMSRKGNCWDNAVVESFFSSLKMELVHTRSFRTREEARRALFDYLEVFYNRKRLHSALGYISPVEYERTAEVRRQAA, from the exons ATGTCGGAGCGCGAGAAGAAGAGGCGGCAGCGACGTAGCTTCACCTCGGAGTTCAAGTCCGGAGCGGTGAAGTTGGTACTTGAGGAGGGCAAATCCGTCGCGGAGGTGGCGAGGGACTTGGACCTGACAGAGACGGCCTTCCGCCGGTGGGTTGAGCAGGCCCGGACGGACCGGGGCCAGGGCAAGCAGGGTGCACTCACCAGCGAGGAGAGGGCGGAGCTCTCCCAACTGCGCAAACGCGTGCGGCAGCTGGAAATGGAGAAGGAGCTCCTAAAAAACGCGGCGG GCCTTCTTCGCGAAGGAGATGAAGTGAAGTTCCGCTTCATCCACGTGGAGAAGGCCTCTCTGTCAGTCGCCTTCCTCTGTCGCCAGCTGGGCGTCTCTCGCTCCGGCTACTACGCCTGGGCGAAGCGGCCCGAGTCCCAGCGGCGACAGCGCGACCGCGAGCTGTCAGTGGAAGTGGCGGCCATTCAGCAGCAAAGCCGAGGTACCTACGGCAGTCCCCGTGTTCATGCCGAGCTGCGCGCTCGGGGCGCCCGAGTCTCCGCGAAGCGTGTGGCGCGTCTCATGCGGCAGGAGGGCCTGGCGGCCCGCCGCAGGCGCCCCTTCGCGCGGACCACCGACAGCCGCCACGCCCATCCAGTTGCCCCCAACGTGGTGGCCCGGGACTTCCTCCCCCGCGGCCCCAATCGCACCTGGGCGAGCGACATCACCTACATCTGGACGGCGGAGGGCTGGCTCTACCTCGCCGTCGTGCTCGACCTCTTCAGCCGCCGTGTCGTGGGATGGAGTATGGGCGAGCGAATCGACCGACATCTCGCGTTGGGTGCCCTCAACATGGCCCTCGCCGGGCGTGGCGCCCCTGCGATTCATCACTCCGACAGGGGCTGCCAATACGCCAGCGAGGACTACCGGGAGCGGCTGGCAGAGCACGGAGTCACCTGCTCGATGAGCCGCAAGGGCAACTGCTGGGACAATGCCGTCGTCGAAAGCTTTTTCAGCAGCTTGAAGATGGAGCTCGTCCACACGCGCAGCTTCCGGACGCGAGAAGAGGCTCGACGAGCGCTGTTCGATTACCTTGAGGTGTTCTACAACCGGAAGCGTCTTCACTCCGCTCTCGGCTACATCAGCCCTGTGGAATACGAGCGAACGGCTGAGGTGCGAAGGCAGGCAGCGTAG
- a CDS encoding cysteine hydrolase family protein → MLALTADNQQPHPEAVTTLALLAGAQLSPDRSTHSQAPARLAVPTGSAYPSAEQPPDGGVDVATQQGRTRKARKRTSSGQRSDTALLIIDVINDLEFPGGEAVLPWALRMVKRLEPFAASMRRAGVPVIYVNDNFGYWRSNFRDIYAHCTGPGIRGRNVARALKPQPDDYFILKPKHSAFFATSLVPLLDHLGTKKLILAGLATNLCIFFSAHDAHMHEYKLTVLSDCCAAESDSDHDLALSQLQRFLHVRVCRSDEVKQRVKRRRSTARRPRAAK, encoded by the coding sequence ATGCTGGCACTGACGGCGGACAACCAGCAACCCCATCCCGAGGCAGTCACCACCCTGGCGCTCCTCGCGGGCGCGCAGTTGAGCCCGGACCGAAGCACACATTCCCAGGCCCCAGCCCGGCTCGCCGTCCCAACAGGCAGTGCATACCCTTCCGCGGAGCAGCCTCCTGACGGCGGGGTGGACGTGGCGACGCAGCAAGGCAGGACCCGGAAGGCACGGAAGCGGACGTCCAGCGGTCAACGCTCCGACACGGCGCTGCTGATCATCGACGTCATCAACGACCTGGAGTTCCCAGGCGGTGAAGCCGTCCTCCCGTGGGCCCTTCGGATGGTGAAGCGCCTGGAGCCCTTCGCGGCCAGCATGCGGCGGGCCGGCGTCCCGGTCATCTACGTCAACGACAACTTCGGCTACTGGCGCAGCAACTTCCGCGACATCTACGCGCACTGTACCGGTCCGGGCATCCGGGGCCGGAACGTCGCACGAGCCCTCAAACCTCAGCCGGATGACTACTTCATCCTCAAGCCCAAGCACTCGGCCTTCTTCGCCACGTCCCTGGTGCCGCTCCTGGACCATCTGGGCACGAAGAAGCTCATCCTCGCAGGGCTGGCCACCAACCTGTGCATCTTCTTCAGCGCCCATGACGCCCACATGCACGAGTACAAACTCACCGTGCTGAGCGACTGCTGTGCGGCGGAGAGCGACAGCGACCACGACCTGGCGCTCTCCCAACTCCAGCGCTTCCTCCACGTGCGCGTCTGCCGAAGCGACGAAGTGAAACAGCGCGTGAAGCGTCGCCGCTCCACGGCCCGACGTCCTCGCGCCGCGAAGTAG
- a CDS encoding alpha/beta fold hydrolase has translation MSRWTVAVVAVALVSLVGCDSESPDRMVDGWFTTSDGVRLHYLERAGEGSPVVLLHGYMGSAASAWVAPGFVDALGARHRVILLDQRAHGESDAPHEPSAYGERMVTDVIELMDTLGIEKAHIGGYSMGGSMTLRLMQRVPERFLSAHVGGAGVDEQDDALRAAALARDPQGTDPEEAWMLEEIERSNANTPPPDRVAHAALVEAWGAWTRVDPDLSRVAFPVLCVNGGFDGPYSKSARMARELPRVENVVVLGRSHLTTLIDPLYHESLASFFSRYDAP, from the coding sequence ATGTCGAGATGGACCGTGGCCGTGGTGGCTGTCGCACTCGTGTCCCTCGTGGGCTGTGATTCTGAGTCGCCGGACCGGATGGTGGATGGTTGGTTCACCACCAGCGACGGGGTTCGCCTCCACTATCTGGAGCGGGCCGGGGAGGGGAGCCCGGTGGTGCTGCTCCATGGCTACATGGGGTCGGCGGCCAGCGCTTGGGTGGCTCCGGGTTTCGTGGACGCCCTGGGGGCGCGGCACCGGGTGATCCTGTTGGATCAGCGGGCGCATGGAGAGAGTGACGCTCCGCACGAGCCCTCCGCCTATGGCGAGCGGATGGTGACCGACGTCATCGAGTTGATGGACACGTTGGGCATCGAGAAGGCGCACATCGGCGGTTACTCGATGGGCGGCTCGATGACGCTCCGGCTGATGCAGCGTGTCCCGGAGCGGTTCCTCTCCGCGCATGTCGGAGGGGCTGGGGTCGACGAGCAGGATGACGCGCTCCGGGCCGCTGCCTTGGCGCGTGATCCTCAGGGGACGGATCCCGAAGAGGCGTGGATGCTGGAGGAGATCGAGCGCTCCAACGCGAACACGCCGCCTCCCGACAGGGTGGCTCACGCGGCGCTGGTCGAGGCGTGGGGCGCCTGGACGCGGGTGGACCCGGACCTGTCCCGCGTGGCGTTCCCGGTGCTGTGTGTGAATGGCGGCTTCGACGGTCCCTATTCGAAGTCGGCACGCATGGCGCGAGAGCTTCCCCGGGTGGAGAACGTCGTCGTCCTGGGACGCAGCCACCTCACGACACTCATCGATCCGCTCTACCACGAGAGCCTGGCGAGCTTCTTTTCGAGGTACGACGCGCCCTGA
- a CDS encoding methyl-accepting chemotaxis protein, translated as MRLSLTHKITLAPIVVALLFVLLSQGYTVPRLQEAFEAQGRELSGALPTVLASALSDGMKRHAHEEVQQTLEAVAQHGGVAYVAAFDADGALVGVAGEKAQVLRDAREQLMASEDGLILRDGATELQDLMALVPGGAGRVHVGFDRTQARGRVEGALSNVGIVVVVALLVFTGAAFFISRAIVSPLVKLESVVRRIAVHGDLREVIRIDSNDEVGQLARAVGLLVGKLKDLLHQLQSSTELLSDSVMGLTESAEQQNEMVTRHAAALQETQVTAQEIRQTALLASGSAESVIQVAERAEQLSRTGEESVAASIDGMEEVRNQVAEIAARITALGERTKQISGITETVKDLADQSHLLAVNAAIEAARSGEHGHGFAVVAREIRVLADQSIRATNQVRRILLDINQAIIGTVEITAEGTERMEAGLAQVRTSGDTLKQLTTIVEDSTAAARQIARTVSQQATGIEQIFTAVNELNTLMTDTVSRISTTSDAADSLKMLSERVSQVVRAYNV; from the coding sequence ATGCGACTTTCTCTCACGCATAAAATCACCTTGGCGCCCATCGTCGTGGCGCTCCTGTTCGTCCTCCTCTCCCAGGGCTACACGGTGCCTCGGCTCCAGGAGGCCTTCGAGGCCCAGGGCCGGGAGCTGAGCGGCGCGCTGCCCACGGTGCTGGCCTCCGCGCTGTCGGATGGGATGAAGCGTCACGCGCACGAGGAAGTGCAGCAGACGCTGGAGGCCGTGGCCCAACATGGTGGTGTGGCCTATGTGGCCGCCTTCGACGCGGACGGCGCGCTCGTGGGCGTGGCCGGTGAGAAGGCGCAGGTCCTCCGCGACGCGCGTGAGCAGTTGATGGCGTCGGAGGATGGGCTGATCCTCCGGGATGGCGCGACGGAGCTGCAGGACCTGATGGCGCTGGTGCCAGGCGGCGCTGGCCGCGTCCACGTGGGCTTCGACCGCACCCAGGCGCGAGGCCGGGTCGAGGGCGCGCTCTCCAACGTGGGCATCGTGGTGGTCGTCGCGTTGCTGGTGTTCACGGGGGCGGCCTTCTTCATCAGCCGCGCCATCGTCTCGCCGCTGGTCAAACTGGAGTCGGTGGTGCGGCGAATCGCCGTGCATGGCGACCTGCGCGAGGTCATCCGCATCGACTCGAACGACGAGGTGGGGCAGCTCGCGCGAGCCGTGGGGTTGCTGGTGGGCAAGCTGAAGGATCTGCTGCACCAGCTCCAGTCCTCCACGGAGCTGCTCAGTGACTCGGTGATGGGGCTGACGGAGTCCGCCGAGCAGCAGAACGAGATGGTGACCCGGCACGCCGCCGCGCTCCAGGAGACGCAGGTGACGGCGCAGGAGATTCGTCAGACGGCGCTGCTCGCGTCGGGCTCCGCGGAGTCCGTCATCCAGGTGGCCGAGCGCGCCGAGCAGTTGAGCCGCACGGGCGAGGAGTCGGTGGCGGCCAGCATCGATGGCATGGAAGAGGTGCGCAATCAGGTGGCGGAGATCGCCGCGCGCATCACCGCCCTGGGCGAGCGGACCAAGCAGATCAGCGGCATCACCGAGACGGTGAAGGACCTGGCGGACCAGTCCCACCTGCTGGCCGTCAACGCGGCCATCGAAGCGGCGCGCTCCGGCGAGCATGGACACGGTTTCGCCGTCGTGGCCCGTGAGATTCGCGTGCTGGCGGACCAGTCCATCCGCGCCACCAATCAGGTGCGGCGCATCCTCCTGGACATCAACCAGGCCATCATCGGCACCGTGGAGATCACCGCCGAGGGCACCGAGCGCATGGAGGCGGGCCTGGCGCAGGTCCGCACCTCCGGAGACACCCTGAAGCAGCTCACCACCATCGTCGAGGACAGCACCGCGGCGGCCCGGCAGATCGCGCGGACCGTGAGCCAGCAGGCCACGGGCATCGAGCAGATCTTCACCGCCGTGAATGAGCTGAACACGTTGATGACGGACACGGTGTCACGCATCTCCACCACCAGCGACGCGGCGGACTCCTTGAAGATGCTGTCCGAACGCGTGTCCCAGGTCGTCCGCGCCTACAACGTCTGA
- a CDS encoding GNAT family N-acetyltransferase, with protein MQETTYQRLRAADADLALMRDLNAVFAEAFEDPEAYAQPPEDDYLRAILGREETVVLVARVDSQVVGGLVAYELPKLERRCSELYVYDLAIATPFRRRGIASELFVRLRKIAADRGIPVIFVQADAGDAPAVGLYAGMGTREDVAHFDITTTKA; from the coding sequence ATGCAAGAAACCACCTACCAGCGGCTCCGCGCCGCGGACGCCGACCTGGCGCTGATGCGAGATCTGAACGCCGTCTTCGCGGAGGCGTTCGAGGACCCCGAAGCGTATGCCCAGCCCCCCGAGGACGACTACCTGCGCGCCATCCTCGGCCGAGAGGAGACGGTCGTCCTGGTGGCCCGGGTCGACAGCCAGGTCGTGGGCGGACTCGTGGCCTATGAGCTCCCCAAGCTGGAGCGGCGATGCAGCGAGCTCTACGTGTATGACCTCGCCATCGCGACGCCGTTCCGGCGCCGGGGCATCGCGAGCGAGCTGTTCGTGCGCCTGAGGAAGATTGCCGCGGACCGCGGCATCCCCGTCATCTTCGTCCAGGCGGACGCGGGAGATGCGCCGGCCGTCGGACTCTACGCGGGCATGGGCACGCGCGAGGACGTGGCGCACTTCGACATCACGACCACGAAGGCCTGA
- a CDS encoding MBL fold metallo-hydrolase has product MSEAFLAPTRPRRRGWWRYSLMVVALAAGVLGILTWTTTDGLQAFGANAEGARLARMKASSRYKDGIFTNTAGDRVALNGPTWSTLKEMLFGTQQRTPPAPLPMEQDVAAALAKPPETGLRVTWLGHSTLLVEIDGFRVLTDPIWGERASPTTIAGPKRFHPPPLPLEALPDVDAILISHDHYDHLDMPTIRALASRKVPFYAPLGVGAHLEQWGVPAERVVELDWWQEVSLGEGRLRVVATPAQHFSGRGLTDRNSTSWTSWTLLGAQHRVFFSGDTGLTDEFEEVGRRFGPFDVAMFEVGAFHPSWGSIHLGPQQALKAHEMVKGRTLLPIHWGTFNLALHAWDAPANELVAEARERGVSLLTPILGHPVEPTKERSDTAWWSTVRAAVAGDAP; this is encoded by the coding sequence ATGAGCGAAGCATTCCTGGCCCCAACGCGGCCTCGGCGGCGTGGCTGGTGGCGGTACTCCTTGATGGTGGTGGCGCTGGCCGCCGGGGTTCTCGGCATCCTCACCTGGACGACGACCGACGGCCTCCAGGCCTTTGGCGCGAACGCCGAGGGCGCGAGGCTGGCGCGGATGAAGGCGTCCTCCCGCTACAAGGACGGCATCTTCACCAACACGGCGGGGGACCGGGTCGCGCTCAACGGGCCGACGTGGAGCACCCTGAAGGAGATGCTCTTCGGGACGCAGCAGCGCACGCCGCCCGCGCCGCTGCCCATGGAGCAAGACGTGGCCGCGGCGCTGGCGAAGCCGCCGGAGACGGGGCTGCGCGTGACGTGGCTGGGGCACTCCACGTTGCTGGTGGAGATTGATGGCTTCCGCGTCCTCACCGACCCCATCTGGGGCGAGCGCGCATCGCCGACCACCATCGCCGGCCCCAAGCGCTTCCACCCGCCACCGCTGCCGTTGGAGGCGCTGCCGGACGTGGATGCCATCCTGATTTCGCATGACCACTACGACCACCTGGACATGCCCACCATTCGCGCCCTGGCGTCGCGCAAGGTGCCGTTCTACGCCCCGCTGGGCGTGGGGGCGCACCTGGAGCAGTGGGGCGTGCCCGCCGAGCGCGTGGTGGAGCTGGACTGGTGGCAGGAGGTGTCGCTGGGCGAGGGGCGGCTGCGGGTGGTCGCCACGCCCGCGCAGCACTTCTCGGGGCGGGGCCTGACGGACCGGAACAGCACGTCGTGGACGTCCTGGACGCTGCTGGGCGCGCAGCACCGCGTCTTCTTCAGCGGTGACACGGGGCTCACGGACGAGTTCGAGGAAGTGGGGCGGCGCTTCGGCCCCTTCGACGTCGCCATGTTCGAGGTGGGCGCGTTCCACCCGTCCTGGGGGAGCATCCACCTGGGGCCGCAGCAGGCCTTGAAGGCGCACGAGATGGTGAAGGGGCGAACGTTGCTGCCCATCCACTGGGGCACGTTCAACCTGGCGCTGCACGCCTGGGACGCACCCGCGAACGAGCTGGTGGCCGAGGCGCGTGAGCGGGGTGTCTCACTGCTCACGCCCATCCTGGGGCATCCCGTGGAGCCCACGAAGGAGCGCTCCGACACGGCGTGGTGGAGCACGGTGCGGGCCGCGGTCGCGGGTGACGCGCCGTAA
- the sugE gene encoding quaternary ammonium compound efflux SMR transporter SugE, producing the protein MSWILLVIAGLLEVCWAIGLKYTEGFTRLVPSVLTGSAIVASMVLLGVATKNLPIGTAYGVWVGIGAMGAAILGMVLFREPATPARLFFLALLLVSIVGLKVTSGR; encoded by the coding sequence ATGTCCTGGATTCTCCTCGTCATCGCGGGATTGCTCGAGGTGTGTTGGGCGATCGGCCTCAAGTACACCGAAGGTTTCACTCGCCTGGTTCCCAGCGTGCTGACAGGCAGTGCCATCGTCGCCAGCATGGTGTTGCTCGGTGTGGCCACGAAGAACCTGCCCATCGGGACCGCCTACGGCGTCTGGGTGGGGATTGGTGCCATGGGCGCGGCCATCCTGGGGATGGTGCTTTTCCGTGAGCCCGCCACCCCGGCGCGCCTCTTCTTCCTGGCGCTGCTGTTGGTCTCCATCGTGGGGTTGAAGGTCACCAGCGGCCGGTAG
- a CDS encoding formylglycine-generating enzyme family protein, with product MSIDVIDEVAAQDEHPMTRGAEQQTRSLPGMVYIPGGTFWMGSDHHYPEERPSHQVTVTDFWLDSQPVTNADFARFVEATHYVTVAERPLNPADFPGAKPELLVPGSLVFKKTLARVDLRDLTQWWFYTAGACWKHPEGPDSTWEGREQHPVVHVCFEDALAYATWADKALPTEAEWEYAARGGMERKVYVWGDEFAPGGKLMANTWQGEFPWQNLNTDGFESTSPVGSFPPNTFGLFDMAGNVWEWTTDWYQERHKSQGGKPCCIPVNPRGPATADRSLDPCLPQVKIPRRVLKGGSHLCAPNYCLRYRPAARSPQAVDSGTSHIGFRCVVRP from the coding sequence ATGAGCATCGACGTCATCGACGAGGTCGCGGCCCAGGACGAGCACCCCATGACGCGCGGCGCGGAGCAGCAAACCCGCTCTCTGCCCGGCATGGTCTACATCCCGGGTGGCACGTTCTGGATGGGCTCGGACCACCACTATCCGGAGGAGCGTCCCTCGCATCAGGTGACGGTGACGGACTTCTGGCTGGACAGCCAGCCTGTCACCAACGCCGACTTCGCGCGCTTCGTGGAAGCCACCCACTACGTCACCGTCGCTGAGCGGCCGTTGAATCCGGCTGACTTCCCCGGCGCGAAACCGGAGCTGCTCGTCCCGGGCTCGCTCGTGTTCAAGAAGACGCTCGCGCGCGTGGACCTTCGTGATTTGACGCAGTGGTGGTTCTACACGGCGGGCGCGTGCTGGAAGCACCCCGAAGGCCCGGACAGCACCTGGGAAGGACGCGAGCAACATCCCGTGGTGCACGTGTGCTTCGAGGACGCACTCGCCTATGCCACCTGGGCGGACAAGGCGTTGCCCACGGAAGCGGAGTGGGAGTACGCCGCGCGAGGCGGCATGGAGCGCAAGGTCTATGTCTGGGGCGACGAGTTCGCGCCCGGCGGCAAGCTGATGGCCAACACCTGGCAGGGTGAGTTCCCCTGGCAGAACCTCAACACGGACGGCTTCGAGAGCACGTCGCCCGTCGGCAGCTTCCCGCCCAACACCTTTGGCCTCTTCGACATGGCCGGTAACGTGTGGGAGTGGACCACGGACTGGTACCAGGAGCGGCACAAGAGCCAGGGCGGCAAGCCCTGCTGCATCCCCGTCAATCCCCGGGGCCCGGCCACGGCGGACCGGAGCCTGGACCCGTGCCTGCCCCAGGTGAAGATTCCTCGCCGGGTCCTCAAGGGAGGCAGCCACCTGTGCGCGCCGAACTACTGCCTGCGCTACCGGCCCGCGGCCCGCTCGCCACAAGCCGTGGACAGCGGCACGTCGCACATCGGGTTCCGCTGCGTCGTCCGGCCGTGA
- a CDS encoding HpcH/HpaI aldolase/citrate lyase family protein — protein sequence MSWPIACRSILVTPALEPTRFDKAAEAGADVGLLDLEDGVPRAFKSEARRRVIEHVARGGPSRPLAVRINSLRTQEGLRDVLAFLESGAWPDAVLLPKVESPAELQQLDALLGPHLPEVSLLAIIETPRGIAAVEAIASATPRLQALVFGAADLSAQLGVPLAWESLVFARSRIAMAASAAGVSAIDSPCFDLDDLAWVEEETRRARALGFNGKIVVHPQQVAAVHRALRPCSRSLDHARRVVAQAEEGAGGIRRLGSAMVGPPLVVAARRVLAHEHLMDELELASLRRGPSTGDP from the coding sequence GTGTCGTGGCCGATTGCATGCAGGTCCATCCTGGTGACGCCCGCCCTGGAGCCCACGCGCTTCGACAAGGCGGCGGAGGCGGGGGCGGATGTGGGGTTGCTCGACCTGGAGGACGGTGTTCCTCGGGCCTTCAAGTCGGAGGCGCGCCGGCGGGTCATCGAGCACGTGGCGCGGGGAGGCCCATCCCGCCCGCTGGCGGTCCGCATCAACAGCCTTCGCACCCAGGAGGGCCTGCGAGACGTGCTGGCCTTCCTGGAGAGTGGCGCCTGGCCGGACGCGGTGTTGTTGCCGAAGGTGGAGTCGCCCGCGGAGTTGCAGCAGCTTGACGCGCTGCTGGGGCCGCACCTGCCGGAGGTGTCCCTGCTGGCCATCATCGAAACGCCCCGGGGCATCGCGGCGGTGGAGGCCATCGCCTCGGCCACGCCGCGTCTCCAGGCGCTCGTGTTTGGCGCGGCGGACCTGTCCGCGCAGTTGGGCGTTCCGCTCGCGTGGGAGTCGTTGGTGTTCGCGCGCTCCCGTATCGCCATGGCGGCCAGCGCGGCGGGGGTGTCCGCCATCGACTCGCCGTGCTTCGACCTGGACGACCTGGCCTGGGTGGAGGAGGAGACGCGGCGCGCCCGCGCGTTGGGCTTCAATGGGAAGATCGTCGTCCATCCGCAGCAGGTGGCGGCGGTCCATCGCGCGCTCCGGCCGTGCTCACGCTCGTTGGATCACGCGCGCCGCGTGGTGGCGCAGGCGGAGGAGGGCGCGGGGGGCATCCGGCGGCTCGGAAGCGCCATGGTGGGACCTCCCCTGGTGGTGGCGGCGCGGCGCGTCCTGGCCCATGAACATCTGATGGATGAGCTGGAGCTGGCCTCGCTCAGGCGAGGGCCCAGCACGGGAGACCCATGA
- a CDS encoding membrane dipeptidase: MQRCIGPDPRRLLTLSLVSALALTQGCQPTEEDVPVEAAVTGEVAQPASVPGFAEMHHHMFAEEAFSGGWFHGKHTGTLVSCDGGFPESDHARVRMDLSSMLNVCPNAGGVNLSGIPVLSQMFGIGGAVASEIIGQVEGTEGDTGLHLGRMNVPTQWPRWDTIAHQQAWEGWLQQAHRGGMSLVTISLVSNEFLCKALPYQNIKRPCDEMMDVDVQLQMARDFDARTPWAEIALSPAHARQIIASGKLAMVLSIESSKLFGTKNWQSELTRVHNLGVRSIQPVHQLDNRFGGAAPHNAIFQVAQFLENCHVDTDCGLTGNGFTLGFDVDANCKNTKGLTAEGKALVAEMMNRGMLVDVAHMSERSVDDTFAISQGRNYYPLYISHGHFREVMHPGLAANEKTTPASIVRYLRQTGGMFGLRTAHDETRDYTRTPVANNCQGSTRSLAQAYEFGRMGLKVNMGFGADLNGFIQQTRPRFGDHGACSAGFPAEAAAQAHQQRVSGPAPLGTDFDVYGLAHVGLLPDVVRDLKQLGVNTTGLEGSAETFIRMWERATGTRTGMADAATNIDTTGVATYVPKATREAAYPQMCGHRYAPASKQMGESCRFAQECISGACNAMDGCSGLTGSCVCSTDSDCGSSQYCGWGLNAGKCQNKKARGALCASGRECLSNNCRWTMTCG, translated from the coding sequence ATGCAGCGATGTATCGGCCCTGACCCTCGGCGTTTGTTGACCTTGTCCCTCGTTTCCGCGCTCGCGCTCACGCAGGGGTGCCAGCCCACGGAGGAAGACGTCCCCGTTGAAGCGGCGGTGACGGGAGAGGTCGCGCAGCCCGCTTCCGTTCCGGGTTTCGCGGAGATGCACCACCACATGTTCGCCGAGGAGGCGTTCAGCGGCGGATGGTTCCACGGCAAGCACACCGGCACGCTGGTGAGCTGTGACGGCGGCTTCCCGGAGAGCGACCATGCGCGCGTGCGCATGGATTTGAGCTCCATGCTCAACGTGTGTCCCAACGCGGGCGGGGTGAACCTGAGCGGCATCCCCGTGCTCTCCCAGATGTTCGGCATTGGCGGCGCGGTTGCGTCGGAAATCATCGGGCAGGTAGAGGGGACGGAGGGCGACACGGGTCTGCACCTGGGCCGGATGAACGTGCCCACGCAGTGGCCCCGCTGGGACACCATCGCGCATCAGCAGGCCTGGGAAGGCTGGCTGCAGCAGGCGCACCGGGGCGGCATGTCCCTGGTCACCATCTCGCTGGTGAGCAACGAGTTCCTCTGCAAGGCGCTGCCGTATCAGAACATCAAGCGTCCCTGCGACGAGATGATGGACGTGGACGTGCAGCTCCAGATGGCGCGTGACTTCGACGCGCGCACGCCCTGGGCGGAGATCGCGCTGTCGCCCGCGCACGCGCGGCAGATCATCGCCTCCGGTAAGCTGGCGATGGTGCTCTCCATCGAGTCGAGCAAGCTCTTCGGCACCAAGAACTGGCAGTCCGAGCTCACCCGCGTCCACAACCTGGGCGTGCGCTCCATCCAGCCGGTGCACCAGTTGGACAACCGCTTTGGCGGCGCGGCGCCCCACAACGCCATCTTCCAGGTCGCGCAGTTCCTGGAGAACTGCCACGTGGACACGGACTGTGGCCTCACGGGCAATGGCTTCACGCTGGGCTTCGACGTGGATGCCAACTGCAAGAACACCAAGGGCCTGACGGCCGAGGGCAAGGCCCTGGTCGCGGAGATGATGAACCGGGGGATGCTCGTGGACGTGGCGCACATGTCCGAGCGCTCCGTGGACGACACCTTCGCCATCTCCCAGGGACGCAACTACTACCCGCTCTACATCTCGCACGGCCATTTCCGCGAGGTGATGCACCCGGGCCTGGCCGCGAACGAGAAGACGACGCCCGCCTCCATCGTCCGCTACCTGCGCCAGACGGGCGGCATGTTCGGCCTGCGCACCGCGCACGACGAGACGCGCGACTACACCCGCACGCCGGTGGCCAACAACTGCCAGGGCTCCACGCGCTCGCTGGCGCAGGCCTACGAGTTCGGCCGCATGGGCCTCAAGGTGAACATGGGCTTCGGCGCGGACCTCAACGGCTTCATCCAGCAGACCCGCCCGCGCTTTGGTGATCATGGCGCCTGCTCCGCGGGCTTCCCGGCGGAGGCGGCCGCCCAGGCCCACCAGCAGCGCGTGTCCGGTCCGGCGCCGCTCGGCACCGACTTCGACGTCTACGGCCTGGCCCACGTCGGCCTGCTGCCGGACGTGGTGCGCGACCTGAAGCAGCTCGGCGTCAACACCACGGGCCTGGAGGGCTCGGCCGAGACGTTCATCCGCATGTGGGAGCGGGCCACTGGCACGCGCACCGGCATGGCGGACGCCGCGACGAACATCGACACCACCGGCGTGGCCACGTACGTCCCGAAGGCCACCCGCGAGGCGGCCTATCCCCAGATGTGTGGCCACCGGTACGCGCCCGCCTCCAAGCAGATGGGCGAGAGCTGCCGCTTCGCGCAGGAGTGCATCAGCGGCGCCTGCAACGCCATGGACGGCTGCTCGGGCCTCACCGGAAGCTGCGTCTGCTCCACGGACTCCGACTGCGGCAGCAGCCAGTACTGTGGCTGGGGCCTCAACGCGGGCAAGTGTCAGAACAAGAAGGCCCGCGGCGCGCTGTGCGCCAGCGGCCGTGAGTGCCTGTCCAACAACTGCCGCTGGACGATGACCTGCGGCTGA